A region of the Bacillus basilensis genome:
TTAATAAGCGTTCGAATGGTTTTCGGTTTCCAGTCCATCGTTACCTCTAGCGCTTCAATCACTTCATTTGCCGTTTGAGGAGATTTTGACCAAAGAACTTTCATAACTTCTAATTCAGCTTCCGATATTTTAGGTAATTCTTTCATTATTTAAAATTCCCCCCCAGTATTACATTTGTAATCTATATTCTATATATTACAAATGTAATCTTGAAATGTCAACCATATTTTGGGTTTATAAATACATTTCTATGAAACTTAAGAAATTAATCCCAAAAACAATGAAAATACGCTATTCTTTTTATAGAAATATAAAGAAAGGATGGCGTTTTTGTATGAACCTTTCGATTCAAGATGAGTTTTATTTGTTTGCCCAAGAACTACAGCGATATCTTTCTCCACATATTCTTCAACAACTCGCACAGGAGACAGGTTTTGTAAAACGTAAAAGTAAGTATGGCGCACGAGATTTGGCTGCCTTATGTATCTGGATTAGTCAACGGATAGCAAGCGATTCTCTCACTCGATTATGTAGTCAGCTTTATGCAAATACAGCTACACTCATGAGTCCAGAAGGACTTAATCAACGTTTTAACCGATGCGCTGTTTTATTTCTACAGCGTATATTCTCTCTTTTAGTCAAAAGCCAACTAAACGATTCGTCTCAAATCCAAAACCAATATACTTCTTATTTTCAACGTATACGTATTTTAGATGCTACTATTTTTCAAGTACCCAATCATTTAGCTCCTATTTATCCTGGTTCAGGAGGATGTGCACAAACAGCCGGTATTAAGATTCAACTAGAGTATGATTTACATAGTGGGAAATTCCTCAATTTTCAAATGGAACCAGGTAAAAATAATGATAAAACCTTTGGTACCGAGTGTTTAGATACCTTATGTCCAGGAGATTTATGTATTCGAGATTTAGGATACTTTTCTCTAAAAGATTTAGACCAGATGGATCAACGAGGGGTATTCTATGTCTCACGGTTGAAATTAAATAATAGAGTATATGTAAAAAATGAATCGCCAGAATTCTTTCGGGATGGGACAGTTAAAAAGCAATCTTTATATGTTTTACTTGACCTTGAAGATATCATGCATCAGATAAAATCAGGAGATACTTATGAGATTCGGAATGCCTATGTTGGACAACAAAAATTACCCTCACGAGTTGTGATATACAGACTTACATCAACTCAAATTCATAAACGTAGGAAACAGCAATCTTATGTTGAAAAGAAAAAAGGAGTCACATACTCTGAAAAAAGTAAACGATTAACAGAAATCAACGTTTATGTTACCAACATACCATGGGAAATTGTTCCGATGGAACAGGTCCATGATATCTACTCACTACGTTGGCAAATAGAAATTGTATTTAAAACATGGAAGTCTCTTTTTGGTATCAATCATTGTCACAATATTAAGCGAGAGCGTCTAGAATGTCATCTTTATGGACAGTTAATCGCTATTTTTCTTTGTTCTTCCACTATGTTCAAAATGCGACAGTTGTTACTACAAAAAAAACAAAAAGAATTAAGTGAATATAAAGCAATTTATATGATTCAAGATCATCTTTACTTAGTATATGAAGCTATCCAACAAGACACCCAAGAAGTATCAAAAATATTCCTTCGTTTGTTTGACCTATTACAGAAAAACGGACGGAAATCCCATCGATATGAGAAAAAGACAGTCTTTGATATTTTAGGCATTGTTTATCAGTGCACTGTATCCAATCTAAAGCGGAAAACTGCATAATCTTAAAAAATACACCTAATCAAGGTTTATTTGGAATGCGTATTTTTAAAAACAAATAAACAAAATATCAAGCATGTGGGCATCAAGAACGGAAGTTCATAGAATACCCAAGCTTAGCTTGATAGGCATGTATGGTGACCCCTTATAGTTTTCTATAATCTTAGTATTTTAAACACGAAATTCTTCAAAACACGTGCTCGTTTTCTGTGAACGGTTATCAGTTTCTTTTTAAATCTACTATAGAAATCACACTTAATAGATACTGAATATTCATTTATTTACCAATGGATTAACTTTGAAATTTACTAAGCTTAAATCTTAAATAGCTTGCTATAGTAAGTGTGAAAGGTCAAAAATTTATTCTAATGTTTTTATTTATTTTAATTTCTAAAACAAGATTTATTAAATATAGTATTCTATATTTTTTGTCATTTTTTCAGGAAGCTTAGCATATTTTCAATATACAAAAAGAATCCTGTGAATTTCTAGCATATGAATTTAAACCTAACACTTTATTTATAAAGTGTTTTTGACTTTGGACAGACTTGCTCGACAAAATAAATTGTCTTTTTAATTTAATATAGGTTTATTGACTCTTCATGAGTTGTTTGTTGATTTAAGATGATTTTTGTTATAGTCTCTTCTAATATTAACGCATATCGTATAATACGTAATAGAGATTGCGGCTCTAATAGTAATAGATTCTATTTTTTAAGCTTTATGAAGGGGTGGATAATTTGGGGAAAACAAGAAATTGTTCTATTAAATTAACGATGCAGGTTAGTGAATGAGGAGACAAAGAAGTTACTATGCTACTGTTCAAATAGTAGTGTTCTTGTAAATTGAGAGTTAAAGGGGAAAACAGAATGCAAGAAAATCGTATCAGGTTGAATGGAGGATTTAATAACGACGTTTTTTATATCAAAGAGAAAGAAAGGGTAGTTAGAATTTCTGAAAAGAGTAAAACAAAAGAGATGGTTTTACAAGAAATAGAGTGGATGAATTTTTTATATGAAAAAGGTGTACTTGTACCTAAGCCAGTAATTCCTTTAGAGTGTGAGGAAGAACGTGTTAAAACATATTTTGAATTTATTAAGGGCAATCAAATTGATGTTACAAATAAATCCCACTGGAATAAAACAACTTTTAAAAAACTTGGTAAAAATTTGGGGAGAATGCATGCACTATCCAAAGATTTTAAATTACAAGCAATACAACGTCCTGAATGGAAAATTAAAAATCCTGATGTCTTTGATATTAGAAGAGATTTAGATCCATGGACTAGGGAGAAATATGAAAAGTTGGTATGCAGTCTAACTTCATATATTATTAGCCCTGATACTTTCGGACTTATTCATAATGACTATCATCTAGGAAACTTCATTATTAATGAGGAAGGATGTATAACTACAATTGACTTTGATGAATGCGCATTTAATTGGTATGCTCAAGATATTGCAGTAGCTTTCTATCATGCTTATTGGCAGCATAGCTCCTTCAACGGCAATACACATTCTTTTTGTGATATATTTATGAGTAATTTTTTTGCAGGATATAAAACAGAAAATCTGCTTCATAAGGATATAATTATACAAATTCCTACTTTCTTAAAAATTAGAGAGATTTATTTGTATCAATTATTCATAAAAAAATGGGATATGAATAATTTAGAAGAATGGCAAAAATACACCTTACATAGTTTAGAAGACAAGATCAAGAATCAAGTACCATATGCAGGTATTAATGATTTTTCTATTTTTTTGTAGGATATTCCCGTCAAGTAACTCCAAAATATACGACAAAAGTTAAATTTGGAGTTATTTGATGCTTACTTCACTTTTCCCCCTTCTCTTTGTCCGGTTTTTAGGGATTACTTTAAATAAATAAGACTCTAAGCAGAAATACCTAGAGTCTTTAAAATCTTTGCCATATACATAATAGCTTCATTTGATGGTTTATTGATTACTGTTACGTTTATTGTAATTGATTTCTTTTCCTCATTGCTGGCAGTACCCTTCTGAATTTGTCTTGTCAGTTAGGTACTTGCAATTACGCACCGTTTTAGGACATAAAACAAGACACCTTATTTAGCGTCCAGTTCTTCTACTCTATTCTCACCCATGATACCAAAAATATAAGACTTTGCTACAGCTTTCCAATTGTCTCTACATTCGGAGATAGTTCTTATTTCACTTGGGAAACGTACTCCATATTGCATGCACATTATTGTTATAAATCCAGCACATTTTATACCGTTACCAACTTCCACAGCGTCCAGCATTTTAGTAAATGTTGTTTTTTCTTCAAAAACAGAACCCCTACTTGCTGTTATTGCTTTTTGTAAATCATATCCCTCATTCCATGCTTTCTGAAGCTGTTCTTTCATGGAAATCCCCCCCAATCTTAATATATTACATTATATAGCATTAGATATAATATAAAAAGAACGCTATTTCTATCGTCCCACTTTATACCGAATTGAGCCTTAGTCATTATTTTACCATTTTTGAATGTTACTTTAGCGTTAGAACCATTCCAACGTTGACCTTCCCACGTATAAAGACTTGTCTTATATCCTCCAGCAGTGGCTTCAGAACAAAGTTCACCGTCGCCACCGATAATTGTAACTATATCATCATAAGACATGCCGTTCTGAATTTGTTCTAGCTTAGCTTTGATAATTCTTCTATTTGAATTAATCATCCTTTTCATACTGAGTACACACCTTCTTTTAAATCATACCATTAGTATTTCCAAGTATTTAAATTTATTTTTTATTTAGTGAAAGACTATTACCTTTTAAATAATTAAGAGATGCGTATTTTTCGGATAGTACGTTAAAACCTAATATAATATATATCTTTTATATAAAAAGAATATAAAGATAAAACTATTATACTTATGAAAAATGGCTTACAAATCCAGCAATAACAGTGTTTTTCAAGTTATAGAACCATAAAAAATCGAAAAAAACATTTATTGGAAGTGAATTTATTGCGTTTTACGTCACTCTAAAAATACAAAATATCATAAAGGTGAATCACTTAACCTACATATAATCGACATCATTTTGATGCATAAAAGTGTATTTAAGATCAATGCTAGTCTAGCTTAAATTAATAACATGATCTCCACATATGCTATAAAATAATCCACATTTTATTAACATTTTGAAGTAATTTATAGACATAATTCAGTAAATTAACATAATTAACAAAAAACATTCTGATTTTAAGTAGATTTATATATAAAACGCTTATAAATGGAGTTTTAAGCTATAATATTGTACACATTTATACAATATTATTAAGATATCCACTGAATTTATATATATATTTACGATTTTTAGTAGATTAAACCCCAACAAAAGAACGAATGTTCATAAAAATTAAAATGAAATTGTGAATTACTGATTATATTTTAGGAATTTTGTATGGAAGTGTATAAAAAAAGAGAGGTATTCTAACTCAAATTTAAGAATCTCTCTCTTTTTTGTATAGATAGTACGAATATAATTTTTAATTTCAGCACGAATAGCCCTCCGTCTTTGATTTTTCAAAAAAGGAGAGCATGTAATTTTACATTGCAGGAAGCAGCTGATCTACCGTGTGTGG
Encoded here:
- a CDS encoding phosphotransferase enzyme family protein, with translation MQENRIRLNGGFNNDVFYIKEKERVVRISEKSKTKEMVLQEIEWMNFLYEKGVLVPKPVIPLECEEERVKTYFEFIKGNQIDVTNKSHWNKTTFKKLGKNLGRMHALSKDFKLQAIQRPEWKIKNPDVFDIRRDLDPWTREKYEKLVCSLTSYIISPDTFGLIHNDYHLGNFIINEEGCITTIDFDECAFNWYAQDIAVAFYHAYWQHSSFNGNTHSFCDIFMSNFFAGYKTENLLHKDIIIQIPTFLKIREIYLYQLFIKKWDMNNLEEWQKYTLHSLEDKIKNQVPYAGINDFSIFL
- a CDS encoding DUF3862 domain-containing protein; the encoded protein is MKRMINSNRRIIKAKLEQIQNGMSYDDIVTIIGGDGELCSEATAGGYKTSLYTWEGQRWNGSNAKVTFKNGKIMTKAQFGIKWDDRNSVLFILYLMLYNVIY
- a CDS encoding IS4 family transposase, coding for MNLSIQDEFYLFAQELQRYLSPHILQQLAQETGFVKRKSKYGARDLAALCIWISQRIASDSLTRLCSQLYANTATLMSPEGLNQRFNRCAVLFLQRIFSLLVKSQLNDSSQIQNQYTSYFQRIRILDATIFQVPNHLAPIYPGSGGCAQTAGIKIQLEYDLHSGKFLNFQMEPGKNNDKTFGTECLDTLCPGDLCIRDLGYFSLKDLDQMDQRGVFYVSRLKLNNRVYVKNESPEFFRDGTVKKQSLYVLLDLEDIMHQIKSGDTYEIRNAYVGQQKLPSRVVIYRLTSTQIHKRRKQQSYVEKKKGVTYSEKSKRLTEINVYVTNIPWEIVPMEQVHDIYSLRWQIEIVFKTWKSLFGINHCHNIKRERLECHLYGQLIAIFLCSSTMFKMRQLLLQKKQKELSEYKAIYMIQDHLYLVYEAIQQDTQEVSKIFLRLFDLLQKNGRKSHRYEKKTVFDILGIVYQCTVSNLKRKTA